The nucleotide sequence ATCAAGCTGGACGTTGATAAGGACGGCCGCACTGTGATGCCAATTAAGCAACGCCAGAAGCTGGGGCTGACAGATGGCGAGCTGACCTTCAGCGGGTTAGGCGACCATTTTGAGATTTGGAAGGCCGAGACATTCAGCAAAGAGGTCGCCGATGACCTCTCTGGCTGGCTGGCCGAGCAGGAGGATGGGTATGACCCGCTCATCCTGTTGGATGGCTGAACGATGTCTGCTGCCGCTGAAACCTCACCTCATATTCCTGTTCTGATTAGACCGCTCATCGCAGCGGTCTCGCCCGTTTCTGGGGTCTGGTTGGATGGGACGTTTGGGAACGGTGGCTATACCCGTGAATTGCTGGCCGCTGGCGCGGATAAGGTGATTGGTGTGGACCGTGATCCGCTGGCGTTCGAGATGGCGGCGGATTGGATCGGTGCATATGGCGACCGGATTGAGACGGTCGCGGGTGTGTTCTCCAAGCTTGATGAATACGGCTCTGATCTGGATGGTGTCGTGCTGGATCTTGGCGTCAGCTCGATGCAGCTTGATCTGGCAGAGCGTGGTTTTTCCTTCATGCGTGATGGGCCGTTAGATATGCGGATGAGTCAAGATGGGCCGTCGGCGGCGGACCTGTGCAATGAAGCGGATGAGGCGGAGCTTGCTGATATCATTTACCTTTACGGGGAAGAACGCGCATCGCGCCGGATTGCCAAGGCGATTGTCGCGGCCCGTCCGCTGACGACAACACTTCAACTGGCAAAGATCGTTGAAGGTTGCTTGCCACGCGCAAAGCCCGGACAATCCCACCCCGCCACACGGACATTCCAAGCGCTACGTATTGCTGTGAACAACGAGTACGGCGAATTGGCTGAGGGATTGATGGCCGCCGAGCGCGCATTGAAACCCGGCGGGCAGTTGGCCGTTGTGACGTTCCATTCTGTGGAAGACCGGATGGTCAAACGGTTCTTGCAGGCACGGTCGGGCAATACCGCGAATGCGAACCGCTATGCGCCGGAGATCGAACAGGTCACGCCGGCATGGCGCATTGAAAAGCGCAAGGCGATTGGCCCGGACGAACAGGAACTGGCCGAAAACCCGCGGTCACGCTCCGCCAAACTGCGCGTGGCGATCCGTACGGATGCGCTTGGCGCAGGCGATTGATCCAGCAAAACTGGGCATGCCAATGACAAAGAAAAAGGGGGGCCGGTAGGTGCGTGGTCTGTTCTATGTGTTGACGGCATTGGCTGTCATGGGGCTCGCGTTTTGGGCCTATCAGGAAAACTACAAGACACAGTCGGCGATTGCCGAGGTGCGCGGCTTGCATGGGGAAATTGGTGCAGCGCACGAGCGTCTTGGTATGCTGCGTGCGGAATGGGCTTATCTGAACCGGCCGGATCGTCTGGCTGACCTTGCGGACCTGAACTTTGACCGTCTCGGGCTGCTCCCGTTGATGCCTGACGCTTTCGGCGCGGTTGACCAGATCATCTATCCACTGCCGCCGATCCTGCCGATCACGAACCCAATTGAACTGTCGTTTGATCAGCGTCAGCAGATGGGGAATGACCTATGAGCCGCGCGCCGCTACGCCCACTTGCGCGTATTCTGAAGGCACGTGCCCAGGGTGAGAACCCCGATGCGATTGAAGCCGAAAATCGCGCCCGCCGCCATGAGGCGATGGCGGACAAGCAGCGCCAGCGTGCCGAGGGGCGTTTGCTGGTGCTTGGTTTGGCGTTCTTTTGTGCATTCGGTCTGATTGGCATGCGCATGGGCGCATTGGCGTCTTCTGTGCCCGAGGAGCCGCGCGCCTCCGCCGTGGGTAACCCGATTATCGGGCAACGGTCTGATATCGTGGATAGAAACGGGCGTATTCTGGCAACGAACCTACAGACGCACTCGCTCTACGCGCATCCGCGCGACATGATCGACCCGGCTTATGCCGCCAAGGGCCTTGCGGAAATCTTCCCAGAACTTGATGAAGCAGAATTGCTGAAAGACTTCGAAGGCGACCGCCGCTTCCTGTGGGTTCGTCGCCAGATCAGCCCCGAGCAGATGCAGGCAGTTCATGATATCGGCTCGCCTGGTCTCCTCTTTGGCCCGCGCGAGATGCGACTCTACCCGAATGGACCAATTGCGGCGCACGTTCTGGGTGGTGCTAGCTATGGCCGCGAAGGTGTCGCCAGTGCCGAAGTCATCGGCGTGGCGGGTGTCGAGCGTCAGTTTGATGCTTACCTGCGCGACCCTGCGAACGAAGGCGCGCCCTTGCAACTGTCGCTGGACCTGACGGTGCAGGCCGCAGCCGAGCAGGTGCTTGCCGGTGGCATGTCGATCATGAACGCCAAAGGTGCGACCTCTGTCTTGATGGATATACATACGGGCGAGATCGTCTCGATGGTGTCCTTGCCGGATTTTGACCCAAACAACCGCCCCCGTGTTCAGACCACAGGCGATCAATCGGACAGCCCATTGTTCAACCGAGCGGTGCAGGGCGTTTATGAATTGGGCTCTGTTTTCAAGATTTTCACCACCGCACAGGCGATGGAACTGGGACTGGTGAACGCGAACACGATGATTGACACGCAGGGACCGCTGACTTGGGGCCGTTTTCGTATTCGTGATTTTCGGGACTACGGGCCTGAATTGAGCACGACGGATGTGATTGTCAAATCCTCCAACATCGGCACAGCGCGCATCGCCATGCAGATTGGCGCAGAACGTCAGCGGGCGTTTCTGGGCTCGCTGGGGTTTCTGGAGCCGACACCGCTTGAAATGGTCGAAGCCCCCACAGGCAAGCCACTTCTGCCACCGAACTGGTCTGAGATTTCGACGATGACCATTTCCTACGGTCATGGCCTATCATCATCGCCGGTCCATCTGGCAGCGGGCTATGCGTCGCTGTTGAATGGGGGCACGCGGGTGGAGCCGACACTGCTGCGCCGCGATCATGTGGAACAGGGACCGCGCATTGTGAGCGAGGCGGTCAGCGCCCGTTCGCGCGACATGTTGCGGCAGGTCGTAACCGATGGCACGGCATCCTTCGGTGAAGTGCCCGGATATGAGGTTGGCGGTAAAACCGGTACGGCGGATAAGCCCCGCGCGGCGGGTGGCGGATACTATGAAGACAAAGTGATTTCGACCTTTGCGACAGTCTTTCCGGCCAATGATCCACAGTATGTTTTGATCGTCACATTGGACGAACCATCCGAGAATTCAGGCGATGAACCGCGTCGCACAGCGGGTTGGACGGCTGTGCCTGTGGCGGCCGAAATGATCCGCCGTACAGCGCCGCTTTTGGGCTTGCGTCCGCAAGTGGACACGCCTCAGCAGGTCGGTGTAACACTGACCTCAAACTAGGCGAGGGCGGGCAATGAAATCACTGGCGGAACTGGGGCTGACGGCGCGAGGCGCGCGCGAGGCGCAGATCACCGGGTTGGCTGTGGATAGCCGCGATGTGAAGCCGGGATTCCTCTTTGCGGCATTGCCGGGCGCGCAGGTGCACGGGGGTGCGTTCATTCAATATGCGCTGCGCATGCAGGCGGCCGCGATCCTGACGGATGCCAAAGGGGCCGAGATTGCGGCGGATGAACTGGCAACGTCCGATGCCGCAGTGATCGTGGCACAAGACCCGCGACAGGCCCTGGCGCAGACGGCATCGCTGTGGTTTGGCGCGCATCCGCAAACGGTAATCGCGGTGACCGGCACCAACGGCAAGACGTCCGTGTCCACGTTTTGTCGCCAAATTTGGGAAGAAATGGATTTACCGGGTGTGAACCTTGGCACGACGGGGGTCGAGGGCGCGTGGAACCACCCCCTCAAACACACGACGCCGGAACCAATCACCTTGCACCGCGTTTTGGCTGAGGCCGCGAAAAACGGGATCACCCATGTGGCGATGGAAGCCTCGTCGCATGGGCTAGATCAGCGTCGGTTGGATGGTGTTTTGCTGACGGCCGCCGGGTTTTCGAACTTCAGCCAGGATCACCTAGACTACCACGAAACCTTCGAGGCGTATTTTGACGCGAAGATGGGGCTGTTTCAGCGGGTGCTATCGGAAGATGGCGTGGCTGTAATCAACCTCGATGACCCCAAGGGCGCGGACGTCGCCGGGATCTGCACTGCGCGCGGGCAAGAGGTGATTGGTGTGGGTCGAAACGCGGATGCGCGGTTACGCCTGACCGGGCAACGCTTTGATGCGACCGGACAGGACTTGTTGTTTGAATGGCAGGGGCGCGCGCGGCAGGCGCGGCTGGAGTTGATTGGCGGATTTCAGGCCGAAAACGTGTTGCTGGCTTCTGGTTTGGTGATCGCTGCGGGGGCCGACCCGGATGAGGTCTTTGATACGCTGCAGTACCTGACCACCGTGCGCGGTCGTATGGAGCTGGCGGCGACCCGCCAAAGTGGCGCGGCGGTTTTTGTCGACTACGCTCATACGCCCGACGCGGTGGAGACGGCGCTGAAAGCAATGCGCCCGCATGTGATGGGGCGGATCATTGTAATCGTCGGCGCAGGCGGGGATCGTGATGCAGGCAAGCGGCCTTTGATGGGGGCGGCAGCGGCGCAGAACGCGGATGTCGTCATTGTCACGGACGATAATCCGCGCTCAGAAGATCCTGGCACGATCCGCGCCGCGGTCATGGCTGGGGCGGTTGATGCGCGCGCATCCGACAGTATCATCGAAGTGGGCGACCGGGCCGAGGCGATCTTGCGTGGTATTGATATGCTGAGCGCCGGGGATGCCTTGCTGATTGCTGGTAAAGGACATGAGACAGGGCAGGTCGTGGGTGACACGGTGCTGCCATTTGACGATGTCGAACAGGCAAGCGTTGCCGTGGCCGCCCTTGAGAGGTGGATATGACCGCGCTTTGGACATCGGCAGAGGCCGTTGTAGCGACGGGCGGCCAATCGACAACGGATTGGGAAGCGCAGGGTGTCTCCATTGACACGCGCACCATTGTGCCGGGCGACCTCTTTGTTGCTTTGAAGGATGTGCGCGACGGACATGAGTTTGTTGCGCAAGCGTTGGAGAAAGGTGCTATCGCGGCGCTTGTTACGCATCGTCCAGATGGTGTGGCTGCGGATGCACCTCTTTTGATCGTCCCGGATGTTTTGGAGGCACTGAGGGCCTTAGGCCGCGCGGCGCGTGCGCGGACGGACGCCAAGGTTGCAGCGATCACAGGCTCTGTCGGCAAAACCTCGACCAAGGAAATGCTGCGCGCCGTTTTGGGTAAGCAAGGCAAATGCCATGCGGCTGAGGCGTCTTACAACAACCATTGGGGCGTACCTCTAACGCTTGCGCGGATGCCTGCGGACACTGATTTTGCGGTTATCGAGATCGGCATGAGCAATCCCGGTGAAATCACCCCGCTGTCCCAAATGGCGCGCCCGCATGTCGCGATGGTCACGACCGTGGCGGCGGCTCACTTGGCGTCTTTTGACAACCTTGCGGGGATTGCCGTTGAAAAGGCCTGCATCATGGATGGGCTTGAGCCGGGTGGCGTGGCGGTGCTGAATGGCGATGTTGAAACCAGCGCGATTTTGCAGGACCATGCCGCCAAACTCGGCGTGAAACAGGTTTTGTTTGGCGAAACGGCAACCGATTGGGCCGTCAAAGATGTGCGCATCGCAGGTGATGTGACGGTGATTGCCGCGTCTGGTGGCGGCGAAGACTATCTTTTCAAGCTTTCCGTGCCCGGTCGCCATTTCGCCATGAACGCGGTGGGGGTGCTGGCGGTCGCCGAGGCGCTGGGAGCTGATCCTGTTGCTGCCGCGCTGGACATCTCGGCCTGGGTGCCACCGGCGGGGCGGGGCACACGCGAAGTGATCGTGACGGACATGGCCAATGATGGTGAAAGCCTTGAGTTGCTGGATGATGCGTTCAACGCCAATCCGACATCGCTGATTGCATCGCTTGAAGTGCTGGCCGCCTCAACACCCACAGACAATGCCGGGCGCATTGTCAAAGGGCGCCGCGTGGCGATCCTGGGTGACATGTTGGAATTGGGCGACGCGGAAGACGCGATGCATCGCGATATGGCCGACAACACCCACCTGCAATCCCTTGATCTGATCCATTGTGTTGGCCCGTTGATGCGCAACCTTTGGGATGCGCTGCCGGAAGAACAACGCGGACACTGGGCCGAGACGGCGGCTGAACTGGTGCCACAGGCGCCTCGTCTTGTGGACGCAGGTGATGTTGTGCTGGTGAAAGGGTCCAAGGGCAGCAAAGTCAGCCTTGTCGTTGACGCCATCCGAAAACTCGGGCATCGCCGCCCGCAACAACAATAAGGTACTTGGCATGCTATACTGGCTGACGGCGCTTTCGGACGGAGGGGATTTTTTCAACCTCTTCCGCTATATCACGTTTCGGGCAGGGGGGCTTTTATGACGGCCCTTCTGTTTGGGTTCATTTTTGGGCCGCCTTTGATCAACGTGCTGCGTCGTAAACAGGGCAAGGGCCAGCCCATCCGCGATGACGGACCAGAGGGGCATTTCGTGAAAGCCGGTACGCCGACGATGGGCGGTTTGCTGATTGTGGGGGCCTTGACGTTTTCAACGCTTTTGTGGGCGCGACTGGATAACCCGTTTGTC is from Yoonia sp. GPGPB17 and encodes:
- a CDS encoding peptidoglycan D,D-transpeptidase FtsI family protein gives rise to the protein MSRAPLRPLARILKARAQGENPDAIEAENRARRHEAMADKQRQRAEGRLLVLGLAFFCAFGLIGMRMGALASSVPEEPRASAVGNPIIGQRSDIVDRNGRILATNLQTHSLYAHPRDMIDPAYAAKGLAEIFPELDEAELLKDFEGDRRFLWVRRQISPEQMQAVHDIGSPGLLFGPREMRLYPNGPIAAHVLGGASYGREGVASAEVIGVAGVERQFDAYLRDPANEGAPLQLSLDLTVQAAAEQVLAGGMSIMNAKGATSVLMDIHTGEIVSMVSLPDFDPNNRPRVQTTGDQSDSPLFNRAVQGVYELGSVFKIFTTAQAMELGLVNANTMIDTQGPLTWGRFRIRDFRDYGPELSTTDVIVKSSNIGTARIAMQIGAERQRAFLGSLGFLEPTPLEMVEAPTGKPLLPPNWSEISTMTISYGHGLSSSPVHLAAGYASLLNGGTRVEPTLLRRDHVEQGPRIVSEAVSARSRDMLRQVVTDGTASFGEVPGYEVGGKTGTADKPRAAGGGYYEDKVISTFATVFPANDPQYVLIVTLDEPSENSGDEPRRTAGWTAVPVAAEMIRRTAPLLGLRPQVDTPQQVGVTLTSN
- a CDS encoding UDP-N-acetylmuramoyl-L-alanyl-D-glutamate--2,6-diaminopimelate ligase encodes the protein MKSLAELGLTARGAREAQITGLAVDSRDVKPGFLFAALPGAQVHGGAFIQYALRMQAAAILTDAKGAEIAADELATSDAAVIVAQDPRQALAQTASLWFGAHPQTVIAVTGTNGKTSVSTFCRQIWEEMDLPGVNLGTTGVEGAWNHPLKHTTPEPITLHRVLAEAAKNGITHVAMEASSHGLDQRRLDGVLLTAAGFSNFSQDHLDYHETFEAYFDAKMGLFQRVLSEDGVAVINLDDPKGADVAGICTARGQEVIGVGRNADARLRLTGQRFDATGQDLLFEWQGRARQARLELIGGFQAENVLLASGLVIAAGADPDEVFDTLQYLTTVRGRMELAATRQSGAAVFVDYAHTPDAVETALKAMRPHVMGRIIVIVGAGGDRDAGKRPLMGAAAAQNADVVIVTDDNPRSEDPGTIRAAVMAGAVDARASDSIIEVGDRAEAILRGIDMLSAGDALLIAGKGHETGQVVGDTVLPFDDVEQASVAVAALERWI
- the ftsL gene encoding cell division protein FtsL, whose translation is MRGLFYVLTALAVMGLAFWAYQENYKTQSAIAEVRGLHGEIGAAHERLGMLRAEWAYLNRPDRLADLADLNFDRLGLLPLMPDAFGAVDQIIYPLPPILPITNPIELSFDQRQQMGNDL
- a CDS encoding UDP-N-acetylmuramoyl-tripeptide--D-alanyl-D-alanine ligase; protein product: MTALWTSAEAVVATGGQSTTDWEAQGVSIDTRTIVPGDLFVALKDVRDGHEFVAQALEKGAIAALVTHRPDGVAADAPLLIVPDVLEALRALGRAARARTDAKVAAITGSVGKTSTKEMLRAVLGKQGKCHAAEASYNNHWGVPLTLARMPADTDFAVIEIGMSNPGEITPLSQMARPHVAMVTTVAAAHLASFDNLAGIAVEKACIMDGLEPGGVAVLNGDVETSAILQDHAAKLGVKQVLFGETATDWAVKDVRIAGDVTVIAASGGGEDYLFKLSVPGRHFAMNAVGVLAVAEALGADPVAAALDISAWVPPAGRGTREVIVTDMANDGESLELLDDAFNANPTSLIASLEVLAASTPTDNAGRIVKGRRVAILGDMLELGDAEDAMHRDMADNTHLQSLDLIHCVGPLMRNLWDALPEEQRGHWAETAAELVPQAPRLVDAGDVVLVKGSKGSKVSLVVDAIRKLGHRRPQQQ